Genomic window (Flavobacteriales bacterium):
AGCACCGGCGCTGGCCTGAAAAGCCCCTGTTCTATGTGAGCTGCACCTCCAAGACCGACCCCAGCGTGGCACCGGCCGGTTGCGAAAATGTGGTCATACTGATCCCGATCGCGAGCGGTTCCGCGGATGATGAAGCCATGCGGAAACACTACTTTGAGATCGTTGCAGAACGCATACAACGCCACTTCGGGACGAACATCCGCCAACACATCAAGGTGAAGCGCTGCTATTGCCTGAAGGACCTGGAAGCGGACCACAACGCCTATCGCGGCAACGCCTATGGACTTGCGAGCACACTGCGCCAGACCGGGCCGCAGCGGCCCAAGATGAAAAGCGCCAAGGTGGCGGGGCTGTACTTTGCGGGGCAATTGAGCGTACCGGGCCCCGGCTTGCCCTCCGCATTGATCAGCGGACAGGTGGCGGCCGACCTCATTCTGAAGGAGCACCAGCCGAAATGAACACCGTCAAGCTCTACGACGCGGTCTGCGCGGAAGCAAGCGGCAGGATCGTCCGCCGCTACAGTACCTCGTTCTCCATCGGCATCCACCTCCTGCACCGCCGTTTCCGCGACCCTATCAAGGCCATCTACGGCTTCGTCCGTTTCGCTGATGAGATCGTGGACACCTTTCACGACCACAATAAACGCAGGCTGCTCACCAGGTTCAGGGAGGACACCCATCAGGCCCTCGGGGACGGGATCAGTCTGAACCCGGTGCTGCACAGCTTCCAGCGTACGGCGAACACATACGGGATCGATGCATCCCTGATCGACCCGTTCTTGGCCAGCATGGAAATGGATCTGGACCGCAAGGTGCATGACGCCCGGACCTTCGCCACCTACGTACGGGGATCCGCGGAAGTGGTAGGTCTGATGTGCCTGCTTGTGTTCTGCGAAGGGGACGAAGCGAGGTATGAACGGCTCAAACCCGCCGCGATGCGGTTAGGGTCGGCTTTCCAGAAAGTGAACTTCCTGCGGGACCTTCAGGATGATCATGCCGCTTTGGGCCGGACGTATTTCCCGGGCATCGACGTGGCCTGCATGGACGACGCCATGAAGAAGCGGGCCGAGGCCGACGTGGCTGCCGATCTCGAGGCCGCCTTGGAAGGCATCCGTGAACTGCCTGCCGGTTCACGGCTCGGAGTATACACGGCCTACGTCTATTACCTCGCCCTCTTCCGCAAGATCCAAGGGCTTTCCACGGGCCGGTTCATGGAAGGGCGCATTCGCATCGGCAAGGGCACGAAGGTGCGCCTGCTCACCGCCAGCTATCTAAAAAACAGCTTCGGCCTTCTCTGATGGGCACACACAGTGGAACTGAACTGGTGGTGCTGGTGAACGAGCACGACGAGGCCATCGGCACCATGGAGAAGATGGAGGCGCACCGCACGGGCAGGTTGCACCGGGCTTTCAGCATCTTCCTTGTCGACCACACGGGGCGGTTGCTCCTTCAGCAACGCGCCGACGGCAAATACCACGGTCCCGGGCTATGGAGCAACGCCTGCTGCAGCCATCCGCGCCCAGGAGAGGGCCTGCTCCCAGCCGCGGAACGCCGCTTGAAGGAAGAGCTGGGAACCACCTCCAAGCTGGAAGAACGGTTCGCGTTCACCTACCACGCACGTTTTGCGAACGACCTGCAGGAGCACGAATTCGACCATGTACTGTTCGGTGCATTCGACGGCGAGCTTCACCCGGACCCCGCGGAAGTAAAGGCCGTGCGCTGGCTTTCGCCGGAGGAGCTGAGCGCGGAGGTATCGGCAACGCCCGAGACCTTCACACCGTGGCTGCTCATCTGCTGGGAGCGCGTTCGCCGTGAACTGAAGACCTTCGGAAGGCCCGTTCAAGCCCGGAAAGCGGGGTCTCTTCCCGGTTAAGGTATGTTAAGCGCGGGGTTCCCGGCGATGAAATGCCAAACTATGCAGCCCTGAACATCGTTCATACTGAAAACAGCGTCGGCTTGTCAGGATTCATGGCCGGAAGCGACAACCCTACCACTCCTAATACGAAAAACGAAAGCACACATGCCACGCAAGAAACGTCAGCTCATCCTTACACAACCGGAACGCCCCGGGGTCAAAGCGATCAAAGTGCGCTTGGATGCGCGCACCATCATCACTGTTGCCAGTAAGAAGGCCTTGGAGATGTGGAAGGAGCGCTATCCCAAAGCCGTGATCATCAACTAAGGCCACGCCATCAGTTCAAAAGCGCGGACCTGCCCCGATACCGGGCATGGGTCCGCGCTTCGCTTTACAGGCTTCCCGCGCCTGGTCCGGGACATGCAACAGGCCACGCACATCGTAGGTTTGCATAAGGACTTTGCGGTCCGTGAACATGGGTATTTGGCAGGTCACCGGCATTATCACCATCAGCTTCGTGGCGATGGAATTCGTTGCCTGGGCCACGCACAAGTTCGTCATGCACGGATTTCTCTGGCAGCTTCACAGGGACCATCACCAGCGCGACCATGACCATGTGCTGGAGCGCAACGATTCGTTCTTTCTGATCTTCGCTTTGCCTTCGATCTTCCTTTTTCTCATCGGCACCATCCGAGGTTTGGGCACCCCTTGGCTTTGGATCGGGCTGGGGATCCTCCTCTACGGCATCGCATACTTCTTGGTGCATGAGGTGTTCATCCACCAGCGCATCAAACGGTTGCGCACATCCAACAACGCCTATTTCATCGCCTTGCGCCGTGCCCACAAGATGCACCACAAGCACCTCGGCAGGGAGGAGGGCGAATGCTTCGGCATGCTTGTCGTGCCCTTCAAGTACTACCGTGACGCATTGAATTTCGGTAAAGGGGACGACCACAACGCACGCAACCACGGAGAGACTCAGCGGGTGCAGTAAGCAGGAGCAGTCGGAAGTAGCAGTCGGCAGTTGACATCCATCTTTGCGTCCTTCGCGTTCTTAGCGGTATAAAAATGTCCACTTACCTCTGGATCGACCTCGGCGCGTTCCTCATCCCCTTTCTCTTCAGCTTTCATCCGCGTCTGCGGTTCGATCGGACGTGGCATGCGCTGTGGCCCGCGATCGGATGCATGATGCTGCTCTTCATCCCCTGGGACGCATGGTTCACGCACCTCGGCATCTGGGACTTCAACACCGATCACTTAGCCGGTTTGGAGCTGTTCGGGCTACCGCTGGAAGAGTGGCTGTTCTTCATCTGCATACCCTATGCCTGCTTGTTCACCTACTATTGCTTCCGCGTTTTGGGGGTGAAGGACTACTTGGGGAAGAACACCGCGATCTTCACTTGGGCACTGATCGCCGGGCTGTTGCTCGTGAACATCTTCTTCCCTGGGAAAGCCTATACCAGTAGCGCCTTCG
Coding sequences:
- the idi gene encoding isopentenyl-diphosphate Delta-isomerase; amino-acid sequence: MGTHSGTELVVLVNEHDEAIGTMEKMEAHRTGRLHRAFSIFLVDHTGRLLLQQRADGKYHGPGLWSNACCSHPRPGEGLLPAAERRLKEELGTTSKLEERFAFTYHARFANDLQEHEFDHVLFGAFDGELHPDPAEVKAVRWLSPEELSAEVSATPETFTPWLLICWERVRRELKTFGRPVQARKAGSLPG
- a CDS encoding lycopene cyclase domain-containing protein; translated protein: MSTYLWIDLGAFLIPFLFSFHPRLRFDRTWHALWPAIGCMMLLFIPWDAWFTHLGIWDFNTDHLAGLELFGLPLEEWLFFICIPYACLFTYYCFRVLGVKDYLGKNTAIFTWALIAGLLLVNIFFPGKAYTSSAFGGLALWLLLLQLWMKPQWLGRAYFAYLILLLPFLVVNGILTGSFLEEAVVWYNDGQNLAVRIGTIPVEDIFYGLFMFLMTVTVYEALLKRRKVIGDRTVSAKPVKL
- a CDS encoding sterol desaturase family protein — encoded protein: MGIWQVTGIITISFVAMEFVAWATHKFVMHGFLWQLHRDHHQRDHDHVLERNDSFFLIFALPSIFLFLIGTIRGLGTPWLWIGLGILLYGIAYFLVHEVFIHQRIKRLRTSNNAYFIALRRAHKMHHKHLGREEGECFGMLVVPFKYYRDALNFGKGDDHNARNHGETQRVQ
- a CDS encoding phytoene/squalene synthase family protein, encoding MNTVKLYDAVCAEASGRIVRRYSTSFSIGIHLLHRRFRDPIKAIYGFVRFADEIVDTFHDHNKRRLLTRFREDTHQALGDGISLNPVLHSFQRTANTYGIDASLIDPFLASMEMDLDRKVHDARTFATYVRGSAEVVGLMCLLVFCEGDEARYERLKPAAMRLGSAFQKVNFLRDLQDDHAALGRTYFPGIDVACMDDAMKKRAEADVAADLEAALEGIRELPAGSRLGVYTAYVYYLALFRKIQGLSTGRFMEGRIRIGKGTKVRLLTASYLKNSFGLL